Proteins from one Litoribrevibacter albus genomic window:
- a CDS encoding PepSY domain-containing protein has protein sequence MNMLMKKVSVYAVSVSTMLGFIAVSTPVSADGEAELLQMKRTPVSVEPALIAINDAFPGLIYELELDEHRGQLVYDAEVVNLKDGTLYEVMYRPVSGNVELKETENISLLGFNRFNKAELHALELMEQHKYSLIDQLAKVKANYPGAIREVELESDKGVSYYKIKLISPEGVRRKVILDTENGEMIPVMDHD, from the coding sequence ATGAATATGTTGATGAAAAAGGTCTCTGTCTACGCTGTTTCAGTTTCTACCATGTTGGGGTTTATTGCTGTCTCAACACCTGTGTCGGCGGATGGTGAAGCCGAGTTACTTCAAATGAAACGTACACCGGTGAGTGTTGAACCGGCCCTTATTGCCATTAATGATGCATTTCCGGGTTTGATTTATGAGTTGGAACTGGATGAACACCGAGGGCAATTGGTATACGACGCCGAAGTGGTGAATCTTAAGGATGGAACACTTTATGAAGTGATGTACCGTCCGGTGAGTGGCAATGTCGAGCTGAAAGAAACAGAGAATATTTCGCTACTCGGGTTTAATCGCTTTAATAAAGCTGAGCTGCATGCTCTGGAGTTGATGGAGCAGCACAAGTACTCCCTGATTGATCAATTGGCTAAGGTGAAGGCCAACTATCCTGGCGCGATAAGAGAAGTAGAGTTAGAGAGTGACAAAGGGGTCAGCTATTACAAAATTAAGCTGATATCTCCGGAAGGTGTTCGAAGGAAAGTGATTCTAGATACTGAAAACGGAGAAATGATTCCGGTAATGGATCATGACTGA
- a CDS encoding response regulator transcription factor, with amino-acid sequence MKILIVEDDRTTRDFLQQALTEQGYLAEVAEDGQDGLFQAMELNFDLIILDRMLPKMDGLTVLQALRSSGRSVPVLILSALDSVDERVKGLKQGGDDYLVKPFALAELLARVEILIRRTESASLTQQVTELVMKNLKLDLLSHKLFVHQQEIELQPKEFQLLKYLLEHPGQVVTRTMLFEAVWNYQFDPQTNVIDVHVARLRKKLAATGCLVEIETVRGVGYRLSSD; translated from the coding sequence GTGAAAATACTGATTGTCGAAGATGACAGAACAACTCGTGACTTCCTGCAACAAGCCTTAACGGAGCAGGGGTATTTGGCAGAAGTTGCTGAAGATGGCCAGGACGGTTTATTTCAGGCAATGGAGCTGAATTTTGATCTCATTATTCTTGATCGTATGTTACCAAAAATGGACGGTTTGACTGTGTTGCAAGCTTTGCGCTCCAGTGGTCGTTCAGTGCCAGTGCTTATTTTAAGTGCCTTGGACAGTGTGGATGAACGTGTTAAAGGGTTGAAGCAAGGGGGAGATGACTATTTAGTCAAACCCTTTGCGTTGGCTGAGTTGTTGGCTCGGGTGGAGATTCTGATTCGACGCACCGAGTCCGCATCGCTGACTCAACAAGTAACAGAGTTGGTGATGAAAAACCTCAAACTGGATTTATTGTCCCACAAACTGTTTGTGCATCAGCAAGAGATTGAACTGCAACCTAAAGAGTTTCAGCTGCTGAAGTATTTGTTAGAGCATCCTGGTCAGGTGGTTACCCGGACAATGTTGTTCGAAGCGGTCTGGAATTATCAGTTTGACCCACAAACCAATGTGATTGATGTACACGTGGCGAGGCTTCGTAAAAAGTTAGCTGCCACTGGTTGCCTGGTTGAGATTGAGACGGTGAGAGGGGTGGGCTATCGTCTTTCCTCTGACTAA
- a CDS encoding sensor histidine kinase, which translates to MLYTFITTLLVTAVMSGVYYFSVGQVVRAQERNFSEAVLQHRLLSKQLTLEEYKIQFTPEFQLSDTLSFSFQWGANPSEIVGRLSLIPREVASCPQVSQFPVYQARYGAIEILTGCTIPAHDGRVLIAQNRQGLDRWQMLFKKASLFTLCATVLFGSICGWWFSRKLIRKVTLFNYTVSKVEQGDMTARVPERDNGDEFDEMAQHINRMLNQLESTFETIRGTTDAIAHDLRTPLNRMRLKLERLVCLPEGEIKADELADVLAELDTVLSTFNSMLELTRLEHGILSMDHEEINLRSVVEDALELIEPFVDDQGQSMTSQLNDVYLHGDRNLLFRAIYNLLDNAVKYSGSEAQIGVTLTDQQLVIADSGPGIAPDQIEKAFQRLGRLDSSRSQKGYGLGLSIVKAILKQQGMKIELKDNQPGLKVVIYLSRK; encoded by the coding sequence ATGCTCTACACCTTTATCACCACCTTGTTGGTCACGGCGGTGATGTCGGGTGTCTATTACTTTAGTGTCGGGCAGGTGGTTCGAGCACAAGAACGTAATTTTAGCGAAGCGGTGTTACAGCACCGATTGCTGTCTAAACAGTTGACGCTTGAGGAATATAAAATTCAGTTCACTCCTGAGTTTCAGTTGTCGGATACCCTTAGTTTTAGTTTCCAGTGGGGAGCAAACCCTTCCGAGATTGTTGGTCGCTTGTCTTTGATTCCCAGAGAAGTCGCCTCTTGCCCGCAAGTCTCCCAATTTCCTGTCTATCAGGCTCGTTATGGTGCAATAGAGATTCTAACTGGCTGTACCATTCCTGCTCATGATGGGCGAGTCTTAATCGCACAAAACCGCCAAGGCTTGGATCGTTGGCAAATGCTGTTTAAGAAAGCCAGCCTTTTCACCTTATGTGCGACTGTCTTGTTTGGCAGTATTTGTGGTTGGTGGTTCTCACGTAAGCTCATCCGTAAAGTGACTTTGTTTAATTATACGGTCTCGAAAGTTGAGCAAGGGGACATGACGGCACGAGTTCCGGAGCGTGACAATGGTGATGAATTTGATGAGATGGCTCAGCACATTAACCGGATGCTGAATCAATTGGAATCTACCTTCGAAACCATTCGTGGCACTACTGATGCCATCGCTCATGATCTTAGAACACCATTAAATCGGATGCGTTTGAAGTTGGAACGCTTAGTGTGTCTACCGGAGGGTGAGATCAAGGCAGATGAATTGGCTGATGTGTTGGCCGAGCTGGATACCGTCTTGTCGACCTTTAACTCGATGCTTGAATTAACCAGGCTAGAGCACGGTATTCTGAGTATGGATCATGAAGAAATTAATCTCAGATCTGTAGTGGAGGATGCGCTGGAATTGATCGAACCTTTTGTGGATGATCAGGGTCAGTCGATGACATCTCAACTAAATGATGTCTATCTTCATGGTGATCGTAATCTGCTCTTCCGAGCGATCTACAACCTTTTGGATAATGCTGTGAAATACTCAGGTTCTGAGGCTCAGATCGGAGTAACCTTAACTGATCAACAGTTAGTGATTGCTGACTCAGGGCCGGGCATTGCGCCGGATCAAATTGAGAAAGCATTTCAGCGATTGGGGCGTTTGGATTCCAGTCGCAGCCAGAAAGGCTATGGTTTAGGGTTGTCGATAGTTAAAGCGATTTTAAAACAGCAGGGTATGAAGATAGAGTTGAAGGATAACCAGCCAGGGTTAAAGGTTGTGATTTATCTTTCAAGGAAATAA
- a CDS encoding inositol monophosphatase family protein — protein MHPYLNNALRAARRAAESLVSGQDRLDSEIREGKPLASILPSYLRNAEQQIIRLLAKSYPEHYIVGQFDAIGDSAAQSRWEIQILDSQSQYIRQIPSYALAVTYYFRDVAEHAVIINPATQEEFTASKGRGAQSNDRRIRFSDNFSVAGKVVSGNFLNSANFETAQKLSATGYQLCDIDSPLLSIAYAASGKTEAAIVKGSRTKLDAAILIAKEAGALVGDSKGAPRPGEDTFVASPRIFKQVVQSLKS, from the coding sequence ATGCACCCATACCTGAATAATGCCCTGCGCGCGGCTCGTCGCGCAGCTGAATCTCTTGTGTCTGGACAGGATCGTCTTGATTCCGAAATTCGTGAAGGAAAACCACTTGCATCCATTCTGCCAAGCTATCTTCGCAATGCAGAACAACAGATTATTCGCCTACTTGCTAAAAGCTACCCAGAACATTACATCGTGGGTCAGTTTGATGCGATTGGTGACAGTGCCGCTCAATCCCGCTGGGAAATCCAAATTCTAGACTCTCAAAGTCAATACATCCGACAAATTCCAAGTTACGCACTTGCTGTGACCTACTACTTCCGCGATGTTGCTGAACACGCCGTTATTATTAATCCAGCAACACAAGAAGAGTTTACTGCATCAAAAGGTCGTGGTGCTCAGAGCAATGATCGCCGTATCCGTTTCTCTGACAACTTCTCAGTTGCTGGTAAAGTGGTATCAGGAAACTTCCTAAACAGCGCAAACTTTGAAACTGCTCAGAAGCTAAGCGCAACAGGCTATCAGCTGTGTGACATCGACAGCCCACTGTTATCAATTGCCTATGCGGCTTCTGGCAAAACTGAAGCGGCAATCGTGAAAGGATCAAGAACCAAGTTGGACGCTGCAATTCTGATTGCTAAAGAAGCCGGCGCATTGGTTGGTGATTCCAAGGGTGCACCACGCCCTGGTGAAGATACTTTTGTGGCAAGTCCACGTATCTTCAAGCAAGTTGTTCAGTCGTTGAAAAGCTAA
- the trmJ gene encoding tRNA (cytosine(32)/uridine(32)-2'-O)-methyltransferase TrmJ — MTEQDKEITALSFDLLSNVRVVMVNTTLPGNIGSAARAMKTMGLSDLVLVDPKKPINDEAVARSSGATDILEAARQVATLDEAVEDCSLVIGTSARSRSIPWPLLNPRQCAERTILTSKRQKVAIVFGREDRGLTNEELAKCQAHVHIPTNPDYSSLNIASAIQVICYELRMAVESEVNPSPEFWGVDWDKELASAQEIDGFINHLETVMVESEFLDPENPRYVMTRLRRLFNRSLPDKVEINVLRGILSSISRKMKS; from the coding sequence ATGACCGAACAAGATAAAGAGATAACGGCTTTGAGCTTTGATCTGCTATCAAATGTTCGTGTGGTGATGGTCAATACAACGCTTCCTGGCAACATTGGTTCTGCGGCAAGAGCAATGAAAACCATGGGTTTATCTGATTTGGTATTGGTTGATCCGAAAAAACCGATCAATGACGAGGCTGTGGCGCGTTCTTCTGGCGCAACCGATATTCTGGAAGCCGCGAGACAAGTTGCAACGCTGGATGAGGCTGTAGAGGATTGTAGCCTGGTGATCGGTACCAGTGCTCGTTCCAGAAGCATTCCTTGGCCATTGTTAAATCCTCGTCAATGTGCAGAACGAACTATTCTGACATCGAAACGTCAAAAAGTTGCAATAGTATTTGGTCGTGAGGATCGAGGATTAACGAATGAGGAACTGGCAAAGTGTCAGGCTCATGTTCATATCCCGACAAATCCGGATTACAGCTCGTTAAATATTGCATCGGCCATTCAGGTAATTTGTTACGAACTAAGAATGGCTGTGGAATCTGAAGTAAACCCGTCACCCGAATTTTGGGGGGTGGATTGGGATAAAGAATTGGCTTCGGCGCAAGAGATTGATGGCTTTATCAATCACCTGGAAACGGTAATGGTGGAATCAGAGTTTCTTGATCCTGAAAACCCAAGATATGTAATGACTCGGTTAAGACGTTTATTTAACCGAAGCTTACCTGATAAGGTAGAAATTAATGTATTGAGAGGTATCCTTTCCTCGATTTCGAGAAAAATGAAATCATAG